A genome region from Pseudanabaena sp. Chao 1811 includes the following:
- a CDS encoding glycosyltransferase: MSLLIVVAIAGLVIALLFFRRAYRRYKETQNSFRSRISLLEGKIDLLECRLGSLESKLTAKFNFLNRDLNPLISDFRIKQMQEARREMLGEVGAISYRSRSVIFLNNSYYHFFYLAQALRRRGWDAISVSYEDPINGSNANFYHGEDYNLYSSNHQLMTSQIEELFENAKQRFQLLHFAGDGLMSFFPEHYLSDQPPDIMEWKRMGKKVAYTISGCSSAVSQTSVTLWSSMDPGKNFCSNCPWQDIPTVCSDQKNLHWGRKIDQFCDVIFAETYPALDYLDSPKVYFEPTTMCLDPNFWNSDLPIPDAFKVERQVGELIVYHAVGNYELRTKQGRNAKGTSYVFEVIEQLKAEGMPVRLIFAKDMKNSEVRYLQLQSDVIVDQLYAGRYGANAREGMMLGKPVICYINSYHVNPSRRALSLDECPLVSATPETLYDVLKDLLLDENKRKQLGRLGKDYALKWHSADLCAERYEMVYDALMQGNLEQYIAINKVT, encoded by the coding sequence TTGTCTTTATTAATTGTTGTTGCTATTGCTGGATTAGTAATAGCACTTTTATTCTTTAGACGTGCCTATAGAAGATATAAAGAAACCCAGAATTCATTTCGTAGTAGAATTAGCCTGTTAGAGGGCAAAATCGATTTACTAGAGTGTAGACTTGGCTCATTAGAAAGCAAGCTTACAGCAAAATTTAATTTCTTGAATAGAGATTTAAATCCATTAATTTCTGATTTTAGAATAAAGCAAATGCAAGAGGCTCGTAGAGAGATGCTTGGAGAAGTAGGAGCCATCTCGTATCGCTCTCGCAGTGTCATTTTTTTAAACAATAGTTATTATCATTTCTTCTACCTCGCTCAAGCATTAAGACGTAGGGGGTGGGATGCTATTAGTGTTAGTTATGAAGATCCGATTAATGGCTCGAATGCAAACTTTTATCATGGCGAAGATTATAATCTTTATTCATCTAATCATCAATTGATGACTAGCCAGATAGAAGAACTATTTGAGAATGCCAAACAGCGATTTCAGCTGCTTCATTTTGCAGGAGATGGATTAATGTCGTTCTTTCCCGAACATTATCTCAGCGATCAGCCACCTGACATCATGGAATGGAAACGTATGGGCAAAAAAGTTGCATATACTATTAGTGGATGTAGTAGTGCTGTTTCTCAAACATCTGTTACTTTATGGTCATCTATGGATCCTGGAAAAAATTTTTGCTCTAATTGTCCTTGGCAAGATATACCCACTGTTTGCTCCGATCAAAAAAACTTACACTGGGGACGGAAAATCGATCAGTTTTGTGACGTGATTTTCGCCGAAACATATCCTGCCCTAGATTATCTTGATTCTCCAAAGGTTTATTTTGAGCCAACTACTATGTGCCTCGATCCAAATTTTTGGAATTCTGATCTACCTATTCCTGATGCTTTCAAAGTTGAACGTCAGGTAGGTGAATTGATTGTGTATCATGCTGTTGGCAACTATGAATTGAGAACAAAGCAAGGACGTAATGCCAAAGGAACCTCCTACGTTTTTGAGGTGATTGAGCAATTAAAAGCTGAGGGAATGCCAGTGCGTTTAATATTTGCTAAAGATATGAAAAATTCAGAGGTTCGTTATCTACAATTGCAATCAGACGTTATTGTTGACCAACTTTATGCAGGTAGGTATGGGGCTAATGCCAGAGAGGGTATGATGCTTGGTAAGCCTGTTATTTGCTATATTAATTCTTATCATGTTAATCCCTCTCGTAGAGCGCTTAGTTTGGATGAATGTCCTTTAGTATCAGCGACTCCTGAAACACTGTATGATGTGCTAAAGGATCTGTTGTTAGACGAGAATAAAAGAAAACAATTAGGAAGACTAGGCAAAGACTATGCATTAAAATGGCATAGTGCTGATCTCTGTGCTGAGAGATATGAGATGGTTTATGATGCACTAATGCAAGGGAACCTAGAGCAATATATTGCTATAAATAAAGTTACCTAA
- a CDS encoding ABC transporter ATP-binding protein, producing the protein MQKTTEDTEFALICDDVSKVFLVSNTKAYWQMLCGHSSLKKILALENVSLNIPKGEVVGIIGNNGSGKSTLLRIMGGNYTATNGSVYLEGSLTGIFELGGIGNPNLTGRGYAARLLSLQGAKRKDLKVLLDEIYEFSELFDYFDAPIYTYSSGMRARLYFATATTLDWDIYLIDEALSVGDEHFQAKCWQRIRKRLLKGASGVLVTHDFTAILKLCSSACILERGSLIKSAPTLELVRFYIQQSATKAESLQGATFDKDMAKEWIVNFGEDVEICFTIHLTLPVSVSLAYTIEMFVPGIGWEVMMMQVNLPLTSKVGTHKVCLKIPKLPLSPGRYLLGLALCKPAEAGKVFAIGYDGRNWISGSPLYLIVQNNENKNVNACDNGINLPLKWNRLENLS; encoded by the coding sequence ATGCAAAAAACAACAGAAGATACGGAATTTGCATTGATCTGTGATGATGTCAGTAAGGTCTTTCTGGTTAGTAACACTAAAGCTTATTGGCAAATGCTATGTGGACATAGTTCTCTAAAGAAAATTCTGGCTTTGGAGAATGTTTCTTTAAATATACCTAAAGGGGAAGTAGTTGGGATTATAGGAAATAATGGTTCAGGAAAAAGTACTCTTCTCAGAATTATGGGAGGTAATTATACTGCTACAAATGGAAGTGTATATCTAGAAGGAAGTTTGACAGGTATTTTTGAACTTGGTGGAATTGGTAATCCAAATCTCACAGGAAGAGGTTATGCAGCAAGACTTTTGTCTCTTCAGGGAGCAAAGAGGAAAGACTTAAAAGTTTTACTTGATGAGATTTATGAATTTTCAGAACTCTTCGATTACTTTGATGCACCAATCTATACCTATTCATCGGGAATGAGAGCCCGTCTATATTTTGCAACTGCCACAACTCTAGATTGGGATATTTATTTAATTGATGAGGCTCTTTCGGTGGGCGACGAACACTTCCAAGCGAAATGTTGGCAGAGGATTCGGAAACGACTACTAAAAGGAGCTTCAGGGGTTCTGGTGACCCACGACTTTACAGCTATTCTCAAGCTTTGTTCTTCAGCTTGTATTCTTGAGCGCGGTAGTCTAATAAAATCAGCACCTACCCTTGAGCTTGTTAGATTCTATATTCAACAATCAGCTACAAAAGCTGAATCTTTACAAGGAGCTACTTTTGACAAAGATATGGCAAAGGAGTGGATTGTGAACTTTGGCGAAGATGTTGAGATCTGTTTCACAATTCATTTAACTCTCCCTGTCTCGGTTAGCTTAGCTTACACAATCGAAATGTTTGTTCCAGGGATAGGTTGGGAAGTGATGATGATGCAAGTTAACTTGCCACTCACTTCTAAAGTCGGAACTCATAAAGTGTGTCTGAAGATCCCAAAGTTGCCGCTTTCTCCGGGGCGATATCTACTTGGGTTAGCACTTTGCAAACCTGCAGAGGCTGGAAAAGTTTTTGCTATTGGCTATGATGGACGTAACTGGATCAGTGGTTCTCCGCTCTACTTGATAGTTCAAAATAATGAAAATAAAAATGTTAATGCCTGTGATAATGGTATTAATCTTCCTTTGAAATGGAATAGACTGGAGAACTTGTCTTAA
- a CDS encoding ABC transporter ATP-binding protein, with translation MFIRVKNLSKIYHIQVSEVQPSSQGKRANTMSKGRNDKVVIDDISFEIFNGERVGIIGSNGAGKSTLLQIIADIAKPTSGIVEKKGKVTAVMTLGVGLREELTGRDNIYIDGEVQGKSRLEIDEVIDKIIAFADLSDFIDYPVRTYSTGMKSRLAFSMLVCIEPEILIIDEALSAGDANFSIKASKKIREICDLGRIVILVSHSMPTIVEMCDRCIWMEHGKIVMDGDPQTVTDAYLDAVHHDDEIALLEQNIRLIKDTSFRKGCQINQISISYSDNQQSQTILVAGRDITITLHIRVDTLLECPDVRLKITRLDGKIFVNTLLSDQSTITSNDFHGILAFVINMTPLVLGQGKYVVACELLDRGEIVAAKSTILQVLPPPNAPTGGRPALFYPCSVETYEICSETN, from the coding sequence ATGTTTATTCGTGTTAAAAATCTCTCAAAAATTTACCATATTCAAGTATCAGAGGTTCAACCTTCATCTCAAGGCAAGCGAGCTAACACAATGTCTAAGGGAAGAAATGACAAGGTTGTTATCGATGATATCTCTTTTGAGATTTTTAATGGTGAGCGGGTTGGCATCATTGGATCTAATGGTGCAGGTAAATCAACATTACTACAAATCATCGCTGATATTGCTAAGCCAACTTCTGGAATTGTAGAAAAAAAAGGTAAAGTTACGGCAGTAATGACACTTGGTGTTGGTCTACGAGAAGAATTGACTGGTCGGGATAATATTTATATTGATGGTGAAGTTCAAGGTAAAAGTCGTCTAGAAATTGATGAAGTGATTGATAAAATCATTGCCTTTGCAGATCTTAGCGATTTTATTGACTATCCTGTTCGTACATACTCTACAGGAATGAAGAGCCGCTTAGCTTTTTCGATGTTAGTGTGTATTGAGCCAGAAATCCTAATCATAGACGAAGCTCTTTCAGCAGGAGATGCAAACTTTTCAATTAAAGCAAGCAAGAAAATTCGTGAGATCTGTGATCTTGGGAGGATTGTTATTTTAGTTTCGCATTCTATGCCAACTATTGTTGAGATGTGTGATCGTTGCATCTGGATGGAGCATGGAAAGATTGTTATGGATGGCGATCCTCAAACAGTTACCGATGCTTATCTGGACGCTGTGCATCATGACGATGAAATTGCGTTGCTTGAACAAAATATTCGCCTAATCAAGGATACTTCATTCAGGAAAGGTTGCCAAATCAACCAAATTTCTATTAGTTATAGCGATAATCAGCAATCACAAACGATCTTGGTTGCTGGTAGAGATATAACTATTACTTTACACATCAGGGTTGATACTTTACTTGAGTGTCCTGATGTTCGTCTAAAAATCACACGGCTTGATGGCAAAATATTTGTAAATACTTTACTCAGCGATCAAAGTACTATTACAAGTAACGATTTTCATGGCATTCTTGCATTTGTAATAAATATGACTCCACTCGTTTTAGGTCAGGGTAAGTATGTTGTTGCCTGTGAGCTACTTGATAGGGGTGAAATAGTGGCTGCAAAGTCTACTATCCTGCAAGTACTGCCGCCACCTAATGCTCCTACTGGTGGAAGACCTGCACTATTTTATCCATGTTCTGTCGAGACCTATGAAATCTGTTCGGAAACAAATTAG
- a CDS encoding ABC transporter permease: protein MKSVRKQIRKISIAGFTSQDARFIFNFLKMNIHDRYLGSTLGSLWVILNPMIMFAIYTFVFGYVFKAKIPGAETNLGYAIWLIAGYGPWLAISEGLLNSTTSVVAGAGLIKNLAFKTELLPVAAALTGMVPLFVSLCFLTILLGIDGNPMSWHVIFVIPAIILQFTFIIAIGFFFSAINVFVRDFGIILPNLLIMLVFVTPIFYPETSTPPLLQSISAFNPFYIICQAYRQALIFHQIPNILSLIYVGLISWILGNFGLQFFRRLKGNFESML, encoded by the coding sequence ATGAAATCTGTTCGGAAACAAATTAGAAAAATTTCTATCGCTGGCTTTACATCACAAGATGCAAGATTTATTTTTAACTTTCTTAAGATGAACATTCATGATCGCTACCTTGGATCAACACTTGGTAGCTTATGGGTGATCTTAAATCCTATGATTATGTTTGCAATCTATACTTTTGTATTTGGTTATGTTTTCAAAGCAAAGATACCAGGTGCAGAAACAAATTTGGGATACGCAATATGGCTTATTGCGGGATATGGCCCTTGGCTGGCAATTTCCGAAGGTTTATTGAATTCTACAACGTCAGTTGTCGCCGGAGCAGGGCTAATCAAAAACCTTGCCTTTAAAACCGAGTTGTTACCAGTTGCTGCGGCTCTTACAGGAATGGTTCCCCTATTTGTGAGCCTTTGTTTTTTGACAATTCTACTAGGAATTGACGGAAATCCCATGAGTTGGCATGTAATTTTTGTGATTCCTGCAATAATACTGCAATTTACATTTATCATTGCGATAGGTTTTTTCTTTTCAGCAATTAATGTTTTTGTAAGAGATTTTGGTATCATTTTGCCAAACTTATTAATTATGCTGGTGTTTGTGACTCCTATTTTTTATCCTGAAACTAGCACACCACCATTGCTACAGTCTATATCTGCCTTTAATCCATTTTATATCATTTGTCAAGCTTATCGACAAGCTCTAATATTTCATCAAATACCTAATATACTTTCTTTAATTTATGTTGGTTTGATTAGCTGGATATTAGGCAATTTTGGATTACAATTTTTTCGGCGACTTAAAGGGAATTTTGAGTCAATGCTATAA
- a CDS encoding class I SAM-dependent methyltransferase produces MQGDIDRKNSEFWDELCGSGLAKSLGINEINNATLKEFDKAYIEIYPYLPKYVENKNLEDKKVLEIGLGYGTLSQLLASTNCDYFGLDIATNPVKMAQYRLNQLGKANKDEQIKVGSALSIPHEDNSFDYVYSIGCLHHTGDLPQSISEVYRVLKPGGQAVIMLYNRNSFRQLVQVPWQRFKQFFKRNSKQNFATFVRSLYDSNAVGEAAPHTDYVSSSQVKSLFSDFSNVSIEVQNFDTYVLFDGKLVINRESLLNNFARFLGLDLYITAIK; encoded by the coding sequence ATGCAGGGAGATATTGATCGTAAGAACTCAGAATTTTGGGATGAGCTTTGTGGATCTGGGCTAGCTAAATCTTTAGGGATTAATGAAATTAATAACGCAACCTTAAAGGAATTTGACAAAGCTTACATCGAAATTTATCCATACTTACCTAAATATGTTGAAAATAAGAATCTAGAAGATAAAAAAGTTTTAGAAATTGGCTTGGGCTATGGAACTCTTAGTCAATTACTGGCATCAACTAACTGCGACTATTTTGGATTGGATATTGCTACTAATCCTGTCAAAATGGCACAATATAGGCTAAATCAGTTAGGAAAAGCAAACAAAGACGAGCAAATAAAAGTAGGCTCGGCACTCAGCATTCCCCATGAAGATAACAGTTTCGATTATGTTTACTCAATAGGATGTTTACACCATACTGGAGACTTACCCCAAAGTATATCGGAAGTTTATCGTGTGCTAAAACCAGGTGGGCAGGCAGTTATTATGCTGTACAACCGCAACTCTTTTCGTCAGCTTGTGCAAGTTCCTTGGCAAAGATTTAAGCAATTTTTTAAGAGAAATTCTAAACAAAATTTTGCTACATTTGTCAGATCGCTCTATGATTCTAATGCTGTGGGAGAAGCTGCACCGCATACTGACTATGTGTCTTCTAGTCAAGTAAAAAGCCTGTTTTCTGATTTCTCAAATGTTTCTATTGAAGTTCAGAATTTCGATACATATGTTTTGTTTGACGGGAAGCTAGTAATTAATAGGGAAAGCTTATTGAACAATTTTGCCCGTTTTTTAGGTTTAGATTTATATATAACTGCAATTAAGTAA
- the asnB gene encoding asparagine synthase (glutamine-hydrolyzing) encodes MCGIGGTVSLSLQSLPFINRHLKAINQIQQHRGPDGCGVWVHPQQQVGFAHRRLSIIDLDSGSQPMRDHFNNWVTYNGEIYNYLELRSELGSDNFATHSDTEVILHAYRKWGKDCVKHFRGMFAFALWDEANQELFCARDRFGIKPFYYTQVRDVLYFASEVKALLPFVSEISTNPNGFQDYLTFQFCLAGKTLFKDIYELLPGHTLTVRNGRLQVERYWEVYYELDFDHTAKYFEEKIQSLLQESVELHLRSDVPLGAYLSGGLDSSIVASLASQVSNSSFEGFTGKFAIGADYDESYYAREVAKFGNFNLHEIDITAQDFLDNIRKVIYHLDYPVAGPGSFPQYMVSQLASQHRKVVLGGQGGDEIFGGYARYLIAYFEQCIKGAIDGTMNSGNFIVTYESIIPNLQTLKSYKPLLQEFWREGLFEDLDRRYYRLINRASTLQDEIRWDAINSDHYDSFETFLDIFRVKNVQQESYLDSMTHFDFKTLLPALLHVEDRVSMAHGLESRVPFLDHPLIELAATIPSNIKFKDGTMKHVLRNAMQKYLPKAVSERKDKMGFPVPLNSWIQNEAKEFIYDVFSSQSALNRELVNSQVILDKLKQEPKFGRKIWGLLCLELWQQEFHDRAGYYREVLNLVEE; translated from the coding sequence ATGTGTGGTATTGGTGGCACTGTTAGTCTTTCCCTACAATCGCTCCCTTTTATAAATCGTCATCTAAAAGCTATTAACCAAATACAACAGCATCGTGGACCTGATGGTTGTGGTGTTTGGGTTCATCCTCAGCAGCAAGTTGGTTTCGCACACAGACGTTTAAGCATTATCGATCTAGATTCGGGTAGTCAACCCATGCGCGATCACTTTAATAACTGGGTGACTTATAACGGGGAGATTTACAACTACTTAGAGCTACGTTCTGAGCTAGGATCTGATAACTTTGCAACCCACTCAGACACTGAAGTGATTTTACATGCTTATCGTAAATGGGGCAAAGACTGCGTTAAGCATTTTCGAGGGATGTTTGCTTTTGCCCTTTGGGATGAAGCAAATCAAGAACTATTTTGTGCTCGCGATCGCTTTGGAATTAAACCTTTTTATTACACGCAGGTTCGCGATGTTCTTTACTTTGCATCGGAAGTAAAAGCTCTTTTGCCTTTTGTCTCAGAAATATCTACAAATCCAAATGGATTTCAGGACTACCTTACATTTCAATTCTGTTTAGCAGGCAAAACGCTATTTAAAGATATTTATGAACTCTTGCCTGGTCATACTCTAACAGTTAGAAATGGGCGATTACAGGTTGAACGATATTGGGAAGTTTATTATGAATTGGACTTTGATCATACCGCTAAATATTTTGAGGAGAAAATCCAATCATTACTTCAAGAATCTGTTGAGCTTCACCTACGTAGCGATGTTCCCTTAGGAGCTTATCTAAGTGGTGGTCTAGACTCAAGTATTGTGGCATCTCTTGCTTCTCAAGTGTCAAATAGTAGCTTTGAAGGGTTTACCGGGAAATTTGCGATCGGGGCAGATTATGATGAAAGTTATTATGCTCGCGAAGTAGCCAAATTTGGTAACTTTAATCTGCATGAGATCGATATTACTGCTCAAGATTTTCTGGACAACATTCGCAAAGTGATCTACCACCTTGATTATCCTGTGGCGGGACCTGGGTCTTTCCCACAGTATATGGTTTCTCAACTTGCTAGCCAGCACCGCAAAGTTGTACTTGGTGGACAGGGTGGAGACGAAATTTTTGGCGGCTATGCACGCTATTTAATTGCTTATTTTGAGCAATGTATCAAGGGGGCGATCGATGGGACGATGAATTCTGGTAATTTCATTGTTACCTATGAATCAATTATTCCTAATTTACAGACCCTAAAAAGCTATAAGCCTCTACTACAGGAATTTTGGAGAGAAGGTTTATTTGAAGATCTTGATCGCCGCTATTATCGATTAATTAACCGTGCATCTACTTTACAAGATGAAATTCGTTGGGATGCAATCAATTCTGATCACTACGACTCATTTGAAACATTTCTAGATATTTTTAGAGTAAAAAATGTTCAACAAGAGTCTTACCTCGATAGCATGACTCACTTTGACTTCAAGACCTTGTTGCCAGCTTTACTACATGTTGAAGATCGGGTCAGTATGGCTCATGGATTAGAATCTCGCGTCCCTTTTCTCGATCATCCTTTGATTGAACTAGCTGCAACAATTCCCTCAAATATTAAATTCAAAGATGGTACGATGAAACATGTTTTGCGAAATGCGATGCAAAAATACTTGCCAAAAGCAGTATCAGAGCGTAAAGATAAAATGGGTTTCCCTGTCCCACTAAACTCTTGGATTCAAAATGAAGCCAAAGAATTTATCTATGATGTATTTTCTTCGCAATCAGCACTCAATCGAGAGCTAGTTAACAGCCAAGTTATTTTAGATAAGTTGAAGCAAGAACCAAAGTTTGGTCGCAAGATTTGGGGATTGCTTTGTCTAGAACTCTGGCAACAAGAGTTTCATGACCGCGCAGGTTACTACAGGGAAGTTTTAAATTTAGTAGAGGAATAG
- a CDS encoding NAD-dependent epimerase/dehydratase family protein: MKVLITGGAGFIGSHLADRLLSRGDQVFVIDNYSTSRRDNLTPHDNLTVVEGTIADAGLVDKCFDEFQPELVIHAAASYKDPENWIEDANTNVVGTINITKASKKVGIKRLIYFQTALCYGLKPLEQPITLTHIIQSEGSSYAISKTGGEQYIKLSGLDYISFRLANAYGPRNLSGPLPTFFYRLTNGKPCFVMDTRRDFIFVSDLVDAVMGAVDGKGECGPYHISSGGDYSIKELFDMTVKALDIKLDQEVEVRPRNADDAYTILLDPSKTNQDFNWKVTTSLEHGVKAAIDWYKQYGISQTFTHLKLVDEKK, translated from the coding sequence ATGAAAGTTTTAATCACTGGTGGAGCTGGTTTTATTGGTTCTCATCTTGCTGATCGTTTATTGAGTCGTGGTGATCAAGTATTCGTTATTGATAACTATTCTACAAGCCGACGTGATAATCTTACACCTCATGATAATTTGACTGTTGTGGAGGGAACCATTGCTGATGCTGGTTTAGTAGATAAATGTTTTGATGAATTTCAACCAGAGCTTGTTATTCACGCTGCTGCTTCTTACAAAGATCCAGAAAACTGGATAGAGGATGCCAATACCAATGTGGTAGGTACTATTAACATCACTAAAGCGTCAAAAAAGGTAGGGATTAAAAGGCTAATCTATTTTCAAACAGCTCTATGCTATGGCTTAAAACCATTAGAGCAGCCCATTACTTTAACTCACATCATTCAATCAGAAGGTAGCAGCTATGCGATTAGTAAGACGGGTGGTGAGCAGTACATCAAATTGAGTGGCTTAGACTATATCTCTTTCCGCCTTGCTAATGCTTATGGACCAAGAAATTTAAGTGGTCCTTTGCCAACTTTCTTCTATCGTTTGACTAATGGCAAGCCTTGCTTTGTGATGGATACCCGTCGTGACTTTATTTTCGTAAGTGATCTTGTAGATGCCGTTATGGGCGCAGTTGACGGTAAGGGAGAATGTGGTCCGTATCATATTTCTTCAGGTGGAGATTACTCTATCAAAGAATTGTTTGATATGACAGTCAAGGCACTAGATATTAAACTAGATCAAGAGGTGGAGGTTCGTCCACGCAATGCTGATGATGCTTATACAATTTTACTTGATCCATCTAAAACTAATCAAGACTTCAATTGGAAAGTTACAACTTCTTTGGAGCATGGAGTGAAAGCTGCAATTGATTGGTATAAACAGTATGGAATCAGTCAAACTTTTACTCACTTGAAGCTCGTAGATGAGAAGAAGTAG